CCATGGTTTCGAGGTCGCGGACTTCGCCGATCAGGATCAGGTCGGGGGCTTGCCGCAAGGTATTGCGCAGGGCCTCGCTGAACGACACCGTATCGAAGCCCACCTCGCGCTGGCTCACCAGGCACTTCTTGTGCGGGTGCACAAACTCGATCGGGTCTTCGATGGTGACGATGTGGCCGTTGGCGTGTTCGTTGCGGTGATCTATCATCGCCGCCAGCGTGGTTGATTTGCCGGAGCCGGTGGCCCCGGTCACCAACACCAAGCCGCGCCGGCTCGACACGATGGTCTTGAGCACTTGCGGCAGGCCGAGCTCGTCGACGCTCGGGATGTTGACCTTGATCTGGCGAATCACCACCGCCACCGCCCCGCGCTGGCGAAAGACGTTGACACGAAAGCGCCCCAGGCGGCCGGAGGCCAACGCCAGGTTCATTTCGAGTTTCTCCTCGAACACCGCCCGCTGGCGCTCGGTCATCAGGGTGTTGGCGAGATCTTCCACCTCCGGGGCCGAGAGCGGTTCTTCGCCGAACACCTCGGTGATGCCTTCGATACGTAAGACCGGCGGGCTCTCGGCGGTGAGATATAGATCCGAGGCGCCGCGCACGCCCATTTCACTGAGAAGGGTACGGATATCGTACATCGCCCCTATGCTCGTCCCACCATCGGTGCCACCGGCCGCGGCCGCAAGTTCGGCCGGCCATCGCCGCCTGCGCTAGCGCCAAACAGGTTCGGCG
The genomic region above belongs to Deltaproteobacteria bacterium and contains:
- a CDS encoding PilT/PilU family type 4a pilus ATPase; the encoded protein is MYDIRTLLSEMGVRGASDLYLTAESPPVLRIEGITEVFGEEPLSAPEVEDLANTLMTERQRAVFEEKLEMNLALASGRLGRFRVNVFRQRGAVAVVIRQIKVNIPSVDELGLPQVLKTIVSSRRGLVLVTGATGSGKSTTLAAMIDHRNEHANGHIVTIEDPIEFVHPHKKCLVSQREVGFDTVSFSEALRNTLRQAPDLILIGEVRDLETMEAAITFAETGHLCLATLHSNNANQAIERVMNFFPGIRHPEIYLQLSLNLRSIVSQRLVQGVDGKRVAALEILIDTPRVKDLIKKGEIDVLKEAMQQSMLEGGQTFDQALYDLYAAGRITEEQALANADSANNLRIRIKNLDLKETAKAEAEKRRPLRPDKSDFRIEGVPPQGPPGFRRP